The sequence below is a genomic window from Saccopteryx leptura isolate mSacLep1 chromosome 3, mSacLep1_pri_phased_curated, whole genome shotgun sequence.
gtgaaaaccttgtctttttattttatctttgaaagTATCCAGTTGTGTCACAATGTCTTAACTATCTGGGTCTTAGTTTCTCTACTCCCACAATGAGACTAGAATGTCCTTTTATTTCAGCAAAGGGAGGCAAAACGAGGAGTCCCTGACTATAAGAAGGAGCATATTACTCAAACGTTTTCTGGGTTTTAGTTGTTTATGGGACTCAATTGATAAATATATGCCCCAGCTATTCTCAAGTAGAATGTCAAAGGGCTGCATAATACTAAgatacatttattgagcactccaAAGGTTTTTGAGAAAAATACTTTGTTTATATTCTTATACCTgacaataaatcagtgtttcaaTTTTCAGTAATAATATACAGCAACCCAAAAGTTATGCATAGATAGTTATTTCTGGTTGATGAAATAacagattattcttatttttgggGTTGTTCTACCATCAGCACTTTCTGCTTattgttttaaagttattttaaaattttcaaagaggTAAAAAAATCGCAGCAAACTTGTTTTATGATATCTTTATTGCAGTTTTGCACAGCATTTGAAACGTCAAAAGATTagttaaaatttgagaaaagtaCAGTCATTTTTTACAAAGGAATAACATAGACTTCATTCTGGTTTTAACCATTCATACAGAACTCCTAGGAAAGGACAATTGCCtacttaaaaatcattatttaaattgCATAGTGTAAGTGCACTGGGCAGTGAAATTTGTGATTAAGTATATTGTAAAGCTCTGTCACCCACTGGGTCTCTGCTCATGTCCTAACAGAGCACTCAGATCAGCTTTGGAATGGCCACGAGGTCAGCACAAAGTTTGTAAGTCTCATCTGGACATCACTGAATGCTTCTTTGAGCCCCAAAGCCGTTCAGTGGGCAGCTGTCCGTGCTGAAGACTTCCCTCCCCTGAACAATCCGCCTTCTGAAGATTTTGCGCTATGCTTTCCTCAGAAACCTCAAATTCCTTTGAAAGCTGGAAGCAGATTCCTCTCTCAGCTGTatggaagagagaaaacaagaaagaaaaaacaaacaaacaaacaaaaacttcctTGGTGGACCCTGGCAAAGAAGGCAGCAACCAAGTCCTGCTCTTGGGAAAATACACTggatttctaaaaagaaatagaaccttACACATCACCTTTTTTTCAATGTTGGTCTGGTTTCAGAGAGCTTAGATATTTTGGGGAGAACTCAATCATTTCCAGCCTgcttattttacagaggaggaggaggaggagtgacaTAACAGTGTCACTCAGCAACATAGTAGCCAAGGCAAGACTTAACTTCTGATTGTATTGGCCGTCTCTGTTCCATGACCAGCAACTTCCAAAGAAATTAGTTACATGCTATCAACAAAATCACAGAGATACAAAACAATCCTGTGTATGCCCTACAAAACTGCTCAgtaaggaaggaaatggagatTTAAACCTCTatgtctgaaaataaaaatggcactcgtacctgaccaggcacagtggatagcacgttgaactgggacacagaggacccaggtttaaaaccctgaggccaggggcttgagcacgggctcaccaacttgagcgcggagtccctggcttgagcgtggaatcgtagacatgaccccatggtcactggcttgagcacaaaggtcgctggcttgaagctcaaggtcactggtttgagcaaggggtcagtcactctgctgcagctcccccctccccccgtcaaggcacatatgagaaagaaatcaatgaacaactaaggagactaaggagccacaacaattaattgatgctgctcatctctctccttcctgtctatctgtccctctctctgtccctctctctgtgtcgctctctctctctctctctctctctctctcacacacacacacacacacacacacacatacgcacaaaGTGGGGCTCACTACTTTTATCAGGGTGTTGTTCCCAAAGACCTCTCTCCCTTTAATTTCATTCAGACTTACTTATGAGTATCTTCACATACTGGCAAACACCAAGAACACATATTTAAATGAATGCTGATTGTTAAAACAGTAATtgatcaaataaataatatatgaaaaatattctgaaaatctGTGAAAGCTCAATAAATAAGTATTATGTCTGTTGTGTTAAAAAGAGTTAGTCTTATATATAGACACCCATTCCAGTGCCCTGTGTGTTTCATAGATATtcaaaatgtgtgtgtttttaatgtattttgattTTCTAATCCAGACATTGACACATTATAGTAAATCTGATATTTACTATTTTGTGATTAAAAACCCTTATTATTTCTGTTAACATCTAGTAATTCCAAACCTCTCAATGTTAATGTAGAGGGTGTAAGTTcataatttttcaagaaattgaCCTACCAAATTATGAAAATTTTgggttattttaaaagtatatttgctTACCAAAGTAATTTTAAACCAAATGGAAACTCTTATAATCATATTTGGTTGCAACCTTATTATGTAATCATGatttgttttttaaccttttatgATAAAACATAACAGAcactattattaaaataaaatcttaaataaattctGCCTCACACTTCAAATAAGATTAGCAGAAAGAATTCCAGTCACACTTCTAAATTACTTGAATTGATAAATGAAGAAATGCAGAGAAGGCTTCCCCTCACCATTTCTAAAACACATTAGGTTCATTCCCACCTTCAAAAGTCTGATCAGGTGATTCCTGCTGCTGAAATTCCCACTAGACTTCCAATTCACTGCACTCCTCATGTCTCCCCAAATCCCACACATCCGTTAGAGCCTCGGTCACACTACCAACTCCACATACTGTCGTTACAACAGCTCACCATCTTCTTTTACCTTCCTGAGACACTCTGTAGAATATACAAAGACCTCAGTGCTTATAGCTGGACAGACTTGGTTTGCTCCCTAGCCACACACTTACTACTTGGGTGAACACTTTTGTCCTCGGTAAAATGGTAAATGGTGGTAATGGTATTTTCTTGGCAGTAAGTACTATGATCAGAAGGCTGAATGAGATGTTGTCCGTGAAACTCTCTGGTACTTCATTATTGCTCAGTAACAGTTAGATTCCTTTCTTCAGGCTATACTTAGACCTGCCTAAATTCCAACTTATTATATTCTATAATAATCCATGTGTAAAATCTTGCTACTCCAACATGCCCCCTTGAAATCAAGTGCTTCTCTTTGTCCCCCATAGCATCTGCCATCGATGCTGGGCTCATCAAAGTAGTTTATGCGATGAAATGATGTCAAGTTggagacaaaagaaaacaaggtCTTTATTGTTTGAAAGGTAGCAAgatcttctttctcaagataaattcagcttattttttaaattaatccccTAAATTGATATAGGAGTGAGTTGGTAGTAATTAGGTACTAAAAccagcttgaaaaaaaaaataaatgaaggagtCACGTGAGTTAATGTTACCCGGCTGAACCTGAGGAATTCCGTTCAGGTGCCTCCCCCGCCTGGAGCTAGCGCAGACGTAGATGACAGTTCTTAGCGCTCACCCATGGAGCTGCACAGGCTTCGCGCTCATCATTTATGAGGTGGCGAGTAGgacaaagaatagaaataaagCGAAAATGGAGCCCTTCATTCCGCTGAGGATCAAACAAGACTCTAATACATATAGTGAGTATGGCCAAATCAAGTTTTGAAGTTAACCTCATACTCTTGTCCTATTCATTATACCTACTTTCCGGACATTTTATTGGTCAGAAtatcattttaagaatatttgcTAAGCATGTAGGTTACACCAGGAAGTTTTAATAATGTGTTTTTATGATTATTGCTAGTTATTCTGTCACTTCTGAACATCGTCACTTAACATTAGCTGCATCCATCCATGAGACAGTAAACAGCACACTGTTTTGGAAGACTAGGGAGAACACTTAGGCTTTGAAAGTAGCCAAGTATGAGTTTCATTGTCAGTCTTGCCACTTACTAAGTGGCATGCAGCAAGTTTTAAACTCTAAACCTCAATAATGATATCTCTAGAATGAAAACCTATCTCAAAAGGGTTTTGTGAGTATTGAGAGCTACATTTATGTCAAAGCAATGAGAaagcaaacttaaaaatgaaggttcttggcctgacctgtggtggcgcagtggattaaggtcgctggtttgaaaccccacaattgtctggtcaaggcatatatgggagttggtgcttcctgctccccctcccctttctctttctctctctctcctctctaaaatgaattaattaatttaaaaaatgttaatgtagGTTCTcatttttgcatttgaattttgGTTCTCCACTTGCCAGATCTAGAATCTTAATCAAATTATATAACCTTCCCAAGaatccctctctgtaaaattgtGCTCAGGATACTTCACTACTTCCTAGAGCTAATAATGAGTTAATGTGTGTCCTGCTTGACAAAATAAAGTCAATTAATTGTTGATTATCTTCTTCCCTCGTGATTGGTGTGAACTAGAAAATATAACTTTCCCCTAGAATATAGGAGAATTTCTCTGACTAGAATCTTCCTTATTATCTCTCACTCTGTGTCAAGCCTGGCTTTATCAACACACATTTTCATAATGGAAAGATGAATTCATAATTCCCCAAAtgctaaataataatatttctctCTGATAAACATTctttcactgcgacaccttagttgttcattgattgctttctcatatgtgccttgaccatgggccttcagcagactgagtaaccccttgctcgagccagcgaccttgagtccaagctagtgagcttttgctcaaaccagatgagcctgcgctcaaactggcaacctcggggtctcaaacctgggtcctcggcatcccagtccgacgctctatccactgcgccaccgcctggtcaggctctctgatAAACATTCTGAAGCACTAGTTCTTGCAGAGTTCTCACCCAAACTGTGAATGCTGGAGTTTGAAATCTTAAAGAAGTGTTGACTCACTTTTTTAGCAAATTGAACAAATTCTTATTTAGCTGATTCTATTGATTCTTTGTCTGTGAGCTATGGTTGaacttatatacatattatatataatatatatgtaatagatGATTATACTTCTTGTGACATTGCTGTTTTCTGTAAGGAAGCCTTGTACAGGTTTTAGATGCT
It includes:
- the INSL5 gene encoding LOW QUALITY PROTEIN: insulin-like peptide INSL5 (The sequence of the model RefSeq protein was modified relative to this genomic sequence to represent the inferred CDS: substituted 3 bases at 3 genomic stop codons), whose product is MKGSIFALFLFFVLLATSXMMSAKPVQLHGXALRTVIYVCASSRRGRHLNGIPQVQPAERGICFQLSKEFEVSEESIAQNLQKADCSGEGSLQHGQLPTERLWGSKKHSVMSRXDLQTLC